One region of Limibacillus sp. genomic DNA includes:
- a CDS encoding phytanoyl-CoA dioxygenase family protein has product MTMTNGALDAEFYRREGYLSPVPLMSEAEALSHRRALEQAEAKLGPLHYRTKPYFLFSSANALGRHPRLLDAVEALIGPDILLWDSAYVIKEPGSAKKVSWHQDLTYWGLSSDQLVTAWIALSPATLESGCMQFWPGSHRGGKIAHRDGRSDDNILHRGQTVDAEIPEAEIIAAELRPGEASLHHGWLMHGSGPNRSWRPR; this is encoded by the coding sequence ATGACCATGACCAACGGTGCTCTGGATGCGGAGTTCTATCGGCGTGAGGGGTATCTGTCGCCCGTCCCGCTCATGAGCGAGGCGGAAGCCCTTTCGCACCGGCGGGCCTTGGAGCAGGCCGAGGCGAAGCTCGGCCCCCTGCACTACAGGACCAAGCCCTATTTCCTATTTTCGTCGGCCAACGCACTGGGCCGCCATCCGCGCCTGCTCGACGCCGTGGAGGCGTTGATCGGTCCCGATATCCTGCTCTGGGATTCAGCTTATGTGATCAAGGAGCCGGGCAGCGCCAAGAAGGTCTCTTGGCATCAGGATCTGACCTATTGGGGGCTTTCCTCCGACCAGTTGGTGACCGCCTGGATCGCGCTCTCCCCGGCGACGCTGGAGAGCGGCTGCATGCAGTTCTGGCCCGGGTCCCACCGGGGCGGCAAGATCGCGCATCGCGACGGGCGCAGCGACGACAACATCCTTCACCGGGGCCAGACCGTGGATGCGGAAATCCCCGAGGCCGAGATCATTGCTGCTGAGTTGCGGCCGGGCGAGGCTTCCCTGCATCACGGCTGGCTGATGCACGGCTCGGGACCCAACCGCTCCTGGCGCCCTCGGTAA
- a CDS encoding HAD-IIA family hydrolase, with protein sequence MTGFDALWAFERYEQVRPRLPSARAEGAAQLVEGLGALAERYDGFVLDAFGVINVGETAIAGAADGIAGLQALGKTVLVVTNGATTPGEATAAKYAKMGLPLTRREVISSRDALALALAEEEDVGLWGFAATEASELEQFGTPFSILGEDPEDYRRAEGFVLLSSIDWNDERQARLAAALAERPRPLLVGNPDLVAPREWGFSAEPGHYAHLLADAGLAAPSFYGKPYPEVFELASAELARRGVAADRVCMVGDTLHTDILGGAAQGWGTVLVTGHGLYRGLDVAALIERSGLSPDFVTDSI encoded by the coding sequence ATGACGGGCTTCGACGCTCTCTGGGCCTTCGAGCGCTATGAGCAGGTGCGCCCGCGCCTGCCCTCGGCGCGCGCCGAGGGGGCGGCGCAGTTGGTCGAGGGGCTGGGCGCGCTGGCCGAGCGCTATGACGGCTTCGTGCTGGACGCCTTCGGCGTGATCAACGTGGGCGAGACCGCCATCGCGGGCGCCGCGGACGGCATCGCCGGGCTTCAGGCGCTGGGCAAGACGGTGCTGGTCGTGACCAACGGCGCGACCACGCCGGGGGAGGCCACGGCAGCGAAGTACGCAAAGATGGGCCTGCCGCTGACGCGCCGCGAGGTGATCTCAAGCCGCGACGCCCTGGCCCTGGCGCTGGCGGAAGAAGAAGACGTCGGGCTCTGGGGCTTCGCCGCCACCGAAGCCTCCGAACTGGAGCAGTTCGGCACGCCCTTTTCGATTCTGGGCGAGGACCCGGAAGACTATCGCCGCGCCGAGGGCTTCGTTCTGCTCTCCAGCATTGACTGGAACGATGAGCGGCAGGCGCGGCTGGCCGCTGCGCTGGCCGAACGGCCACGGCCGCTCCTGGTTGGCAACCCCGATCTCGTCGCCCCGCGTGAGTGGGGCTTCTCCGCCGAGCCGGGCCACTACGCCCACCTGCTGGCCGACGCCGGGCTCGCCGCGCCCTCCTTCTACGGAAAGCCCTACCCGGAGGTCTTCGAGCTGGCCTCCGCGGAGCTGGCGCGGCGCGGGGTGGCGGCGGACCGCGTCTGCATGGTCGGCGACACTCTCCACACCGACATTCTGGGCGGGGCCGCTCAGGGTTGGGGCACGGTGCTGGTCACCGGTCATGGCCTCTACAGGGGCTTGGACGTGGCCGCGCTCATCGAACGCAGCGGGCTTTCGCCGGACTTCGTCACCGACTCCATCTGA